A part of Gadus morhua chromosome 17, gadMor3.0, whole genome shotgun sequence genomic DNA contains:
- the arsj gene encoding arylsulfatase J: MLCTLWLLLHMLFVHVARTRCHQQMSWENWNGHSQNNRENELDKPSTQPHIIFILVDDQGFRDVGYHGSEIKTPTLDRLAAEGVKLENYYVQPLCSPSRSQLMTGRYQIHTGLQHSIIRATQPNCLPLENVTLPQKLKAAGYDTHMVGKWHLGFYKRGCMPTQRGFDTFFGSLLGSGDYYSHYKCEGAGMCGYDLHEGEEAAWEQDRGLYSTLMYTQKAVSILENHDPRRPLFLYMAYQAVHSPLQVPERYLERYKSIPNIYRRKYAAMVSCLDEAVHNLTLALKRYGYYDNTVLVYSSDNGGQPLVGGSNWPLRGSKATYWEGGIRAVGFVHSPLLVKKRTKCRALIHITDWFPTLVTLGEGTLDEDMNLDGYDVWESISEGRRCPRHDILHNIDPMYVKAKNGSWKAGYGLWNTAIRAALRVGHWKLLTGNPGYSDWVPPQTFSNQMLTKRWHNERVNWDRGKSVWLFNITADPYERSDLSQRYPVIVKKMLMRLAQYNRTAVPVRYPAKDLRSNPQYNGGVWGPWYEEEKAVDSEEEGVNGLLTNHLAKTRPWKKTKKGKVRRMAD, encoded by the exons ATGTTGTGCACCCTGTGGCTGTTGTTGCACATGCTGTTCGTGCACGTAGCGCGCACGCGCTGTCACCAGCAGATGTCATGGGAGAACTGGAACGGCCATTCACAGAACAACCGAGAGAACGAACTTGATAAACCGAGCACGCAGCCACACATCATCTTCATCCTGGTGGACGATCAGGGCTTCCGAGATGTGGGGTACCACGGGTCGGAGATCAAGACCCCCACCTTGGACAGGCTGGCTGCTGAGGGGGTAAAGCTGGAGAACTACTACGTCCAGCCGCTCTGCAGCCCGTCCAGGAGCCAACTGATGactggcag GTACCAGATCCACACGGGCCTCCAGCACTCCATCATCCGCGCCACCCAGCCCAACTGCCTTCCCCTGGAGAACGTCACGCTGCCCCAGAAGCTGAAGGCGGCCGGCTACGATACGCACATGGTGGGCAAGTGGCACCTGGGCTTCTACAAGCGGGGCTGCATGCCCACCCAGCGGGGCTTCGACACCTTCTTCGGCTCGCTGCTGGGCAGCGGCGACTACTACAGCCACTACAAGTGCGAGGGCGCGGGCATGTGCGGCTACGACCTCCACGAGGGCGAGGAGGCGGCCTGGGAGCAGGACCGCGGCCTCTACTCCACCCTGATGTACACCCAGAAGGCGGTGAGCATCCTGGAGAACCACGACCCCCGCCGCCCGCTCTTCCTCTACATGGCGTACCAGGCGGTCCACTCGCCCCTGCAGGTCCCCGAACGCTACCTGGAGCGCTACAAGAGCATCCCCAACATCTACCGCCGCAAGTACGCCGCCATGGTGTCCTGTCTGGACGAGGCGGTGCACAACCTCACGCTAGCACTGAAGCGCTACGGCTACTACGACAACACGGTGCTGGTGTACTCCTCGGACAATGGCGGGCAGCCCTTGGTCGGGGGCAGCAATTGGCCCCTACGGGGCAGCAAGGCCACCTACTGGGAGGGGGGCATCCGGGCGGTGGGCttcgtccacagcccgcttctGGTCAAAAAGAGGACCAAGTGCCGGGCGTTGATCCACATCACGGACTGGTTCCCCACCCTTGTGACCCTGGGCGAGGGCACGCTGGACGAGGACATGAACCTAGACGGCTACGACGTGTGGGAGTCCATCAGCGAGGGGCGCCGCTGCCCCCGACACGACATCCTGCACAACATTGACCCCATGTACGTGAAGGCCAAGAACGGCTCGTGGAAGGCGGGCTATGGCCTGTGGAACACAGCCATCCGGGCGGCCCTGCGCGTGGGCCACTGGAAGCTGCTGACGGGGAACCCGGGCTACAGCGACTGGGTGCCACCGCAGACCTTCTCCAACCAGATGCTGACCAAGCGCTGGCACAACGAACGGGTGAACTGGGACCGCGGGAAGTCGGTGTGGCTGTTCAACATCACGGCCGACCCGTACGAGAGGAGCGACCTGTCCCAGCGATACCCGGTCATCGTCAAGAAGATGCTGATGCGGCTGGCACAGTACAACCGGACGGCCGTGCCGGTGCGCTACCCGGCCAAAGACTTGCGGTCGAACCCCCAGTACAACGGAGGGGTGTGGGGGCCGTGGTATGAAGAGGAGAAGGCGGTGGACTCGGAGGAAGAGGGGGTCAACGGACTGCTCACCAACCACCTGGCCAAAACTAGACCGTGGAAGAAAACAAAGAAAGGGAAGGTAAGGAGGATGGCCGATTAG